Proteins encoded in a region of the Burkholderia ubonensis subsp. mesacidophila genome:
- the ptsP gene encoding phosphoenolpyruvate--protein phosphotransferase, giving the protein MRRAEESQLKSPTHDQIVLLAPLTGPIVPLADVPDPVFSGGMFGDGIGIDPLAGKLVAPCAGIVSHLARTGHAVTITTPQGAEVLLHIGIDTVELNGQGFTARVEAGARVEAGDLLIEFDQDAVARSAHSLVSVIAIANSDAFDVIDRAQGFATAGETPLLTLRGKGDAAVQAAAAGAAAMNEVRRAVQLTQPGGLHARPAARAREAARGLDAHVDVHFDGRKAPIESVVGLLGLGAGEQATIELVGRGAQAQQAVDAVAQELLREAHGEVEEKPARTLSPAPQAVVRNAGAPLEPNTLAGVCAAPGIAVGTLVRLDDADLTPPEQASGTPASESRQLDQALKAVDAELDVTVRNASARGAVGEAGIFAVHRVLLEDPTLIDAARDLISLGKSAGFAWRATIRAQIDTLSKLDDALLAERAADLRDIEKRVLRALGHTNGAARALPDEAVLAAEEFTPSDLSSLDRARVTALVMARGGATSHAAIIARQLGIPALVAVGDALYAIPDGTQVVVDASAGRLEHAPTALDVERARHERERLAGVREANRQTAGEAAATADGRAIEVAANIATLDDANTAVDNGADAVGLLRTELMFIHRQSAPTIVEHQQSYQSIVDALQGRTAIIRTLDVGADKEVDYLTLPPEPNPALGLRGIRLAQVRPDLLDDQLQGLLAVKPFGAVRILLPMVTDAGELVRLRKRIDEFARAMGRIEPIEVGVMIEVPSAALLADQLAQHADFLSIGTNDLTQYTLAMDRCQADLAAQADGLHPAVLRLIDIAVRGADKHGKWVGVCGALGGDPLAVPILVGLGVTELSVDPVSVPGIKARVRRLDYPLCRQRAQDLLTLDSAQAVRAASREIWPLD; this is encoded by the coding sequence ATGAGACGCGCCGAGGAGTCCCAGTTGAAGAGCCCCACCCACGATCAGATCGTCCTGCTTGCTCCGTTGACGGGGCCGATCGTTCCGCTGGCCGACGTGCCCGATCCGGTGTTCTCCGGCGGGATGTTCGGCGACGGCATCGGCATCGACCCGCTCGCCGGCAAGCTCGTCGCGCCGTGCGCCGGCATCGTGTCGCATCTCGCGCGCACCGGCCACGCGGTGACGATCACGACGCCGCAGGGTGCGGAAGTGCTGCTGCACATCGGCATCGACACCGTCGAGCTGAACGGGCAGGGCTTCACCGCGCGCGTCGAGGCCGGCGCGCGCGTCGAGGCGGGCGACCTGCTGATCGAGTTCGACCAGGACGCGGTCGCGCGCAGCGCGCATTCACTCGTGTCGGTGATCGCGATCGCGAATTCCGATGCATTCGACGTGATCGACCGCGCGCAAGGGTTCGCGACGGCGGGCGAGACGCCGCTCCTCACGCTGCGCGGCAAGGGCGACGCCGCCGTGCAGGCGGCCGCGGCCGGCGCCGCGGCGATGAACGAAGTGCGCCGCGCGGTTCAGTTGACGCAGCCGGGCGGCCTGCACGCGCGGCCGGCCGCGCGGGCGCGCGAGGCGGCGCGCGGGCTCGACGCGCACGTCGACGTGCATTTCGACGGCCGCAAGGCGCCGATCGAAAGCGTGGTCGGGCTGCTCGGCCTCGGCGCCGGCGAACAGGCGACGATCGAGCTGGTCGGCCGCGGCGCGCAGGCGCAGCAGGCGGTCGACGCGGTCGCGCAGGAGTTGCTGCGCGAGGCGCACGGCGAAGTCGAGGAGAAGCCGGCGCGCACGCTGTCGCCCGCGCCGCAGGCAGTCGTGCGCAACGCCGGCGCGCCGCTTGAGCCGAACACGCTCGCGGGCGTGTGCGCGGCGCCCGGCATCGCGGTCGGCACGCTGGTGCGCCTCGACGACGCGGACCTCACGCCGCCCGAGCAGGCGAGCGGCACGCCCGCATCGGAAAGCCGCCAGCTCGACCAGGCGCTGAAGGCCGTCGATGCGGAACTCGACGTCACCGTGCGCAACGCATCGGCGCGCGGCGCGGTCGGCGAGGCAGGGATCTTCGCGGTGCATCGCGTGCTGCTCGAGGATCCGACGCTGATCGACGCGGCGCGCGACCTGATCAGTCTCGGCAAGAGCGCGGGCTTCGCGTGGCGCGCGACGATCCGCGCGCAGATCGACACGCTGTCGAAGCTCGACGACGCGCTGCTTGCCGAGCGCGCGGCCGACCTGCGCGACATCGAGAAGCGCGTGCTGCGCGCGCTCGGCCACACGAACGGCGCGGCGCGCGCGCTGCCCGACGAGGCCGTGCTCGCGGCCGAGGAATTCACGCCGTCGGACCTGTCGTCGCTCGATCGCGCACGCGTGACCGCGCTCGTGATGGCGCGCGGCGGCGCGACGTCGCACGCGGCGATCATCGCGCGCCAGCTCGGCATTCCGGCGCTGGTCGCGGTCGGCGACGCGCTGTACGCGATTCCGGACGGCACGCAGGTCGTCGTCGATGCGAGCGCGGGCCGTCTCGAACACGCGCCGACCGCGCTCGACGTCGAGCGCGCGCGGCACGAGCGCGAGCGTCTCGCCGGCGTGCGCGAAGCGAACCGCCAGACCGCGGGCGAAGCCGCCGCGACCGCCGACGGCCGCGCGATCGAGGTCGCCGCGAACATCGCGACGCTCGACGACGCGAACACGGCCGTCGACAACGGCGCGGACGCGGTCGGCCTGCTGCGCACCGAGCTGATGTTCATCCATCGCCAGTCGGCGCCGACGATCGTCGAGCACCAGCAGAGCTACCAGTCGATCGTCGACGCGCTGCAGGGCCGCACCGCGATCATCCGCACGCTCGACGTCGGCGCGGACAAGGAAGTCGACTACCTGACGCTGCCGCCCGAGCCGAACCCGGCGCTCGGCCTGCGCGGCATCCGTCTCGCGCAGGTGCGCCCCGATCTGCTCGACGACCAGCTGCAGGGCCTGCTCGCGGTGAAGCCGTTCGGCGCGGTGCGCATCCTGCTGCCGATGGTCACCGACGCGGGCGAGCTCGTGCGGCTGCGAAAGCGCATCGACGAGTTCGCGCGCGCGATGGGCCGCATCGAGCCGATCGAGGTCGGCGTGATGATCGAGGTGCCGTCCGCGGCGCTGCTGGCCGACCAGCTCGCGCAGCATGCGGACTTCCTGTCGATCGGCACCAACGACCTCACCCAGTACACGCTCGCGATGGACCGCTGCCAGGCCGATCTGGCCGCGCAGGCAGACGGCCTGCATCCGGCCGTGCTGCGCCTGATCGACATCGCGGTGCGCGGCGCGGACAAGCACGGCAAGTGGGTCGGCGTGTGCGGCGCGCTCGGCGGCGATCCGCTCGCGGTGCCGATCCTCGTCGGCCTCGGCGTGACCGAGCTGTCGGTCGATCCGGTGTCGGTGCCGGGCATCAAGGCGCGCGTGCGCCGACTCGATTACCCGTTGTGCCGCCAGCGCGCGCAGGATCTGCTCACGCTCGATTCGGCACAGGCGGTCAGGGCAGCAAGCCGCGAGATCTGGCCGCTCGACTGA
- a CDS encoding error-prone DNA polymerase has protein sequence MATEYTLLPDYAELFCRSNFSFLHGASHAEELVERAVELGYRGIAITDECSLAGAPRMHVAAKAKGLPLIVGAYFDVTPDEVAPGHDPGPGAFGLVLLAQNREGYGNLSELISWRRMNAPKGTYRLTSRMLSAPPGEFAHLRGMPDCFAILVPAYPVRADVLDAQVAWFRSTFGERARLGLVQLQRALDGAQREEIRAAGERRGVRIVALGDVTMHKRSCKPLQDAMTAIRHRMPISECGYALAPNAEQHLRSRQRIAQLFSSDEIAQTCAMLDTCGFSLDELRYEYPLELVPDGHTPASYLEQETWAGAHRRYPHGVPEKVVKLIEHELELIEDLKYEPFFLTVYDVVTYARSRNILCQGRGSAANSVVCYCLGVTEVDPERSTLLFERFISRERGEPPDIDVDFEHQRREEVIQYLYKKYGHDRAALAAAVSTYRPRGALRETGKALGVDPMLIERVAKGHRWFDGSRDLLQQFASVDLDPGAPIIQAWAELAARLLNFPRHLSQHSGGFVISRGKLTRLVPVENAAMDGRRVIQWDKDDLESLKLMKVDVLALGMLSALHRAFDMVTAWRGPPKRAGRPDDDRPDGKPFGMDDIPQDDEATYDMICRADTVGVFQIESRAQMSMLPRLRPRDYYDLVIEVAIVRPGPIQGGAVHPYLKRRQGIEKVSYPKEDLKPALERTKGVPIFQEQVMQIAMIAAGFTPGEADELRRAMAAWKRKGNLEQYHRKIVDGMRERDYPPEFAEQIFEQIKGFGDYGFPESHAASFAHLVYASSWLKCHEPEIFLAALLNSQPMGFYAPAQLVQDAKRHGVTVLPADATHSGWEASLEALPGDAPPHGRPAVRLGLSLVRGLGEAAARRIEAARAAGPFENVDALARRAQLERRDLEALAAANALATLAGHRRDALWQAVAAAPERDLLAAAPIDEAEMPVLGAPSEADDVLADYHTTGLTLNRHPVALLRPALRTRRLSSAAELRDRPDGRLARACGLVIARQMPGTAKGVMFMTLEDETGCVNLIVRPELLARQRRETLDSRLLAASGVWQVVSDVRHLVAQHFEDLTPLLGGLRTSSREFH, from the coding sequence ATGGCTACGGAATACACGTTGCTGCCCGATTACGCGGAGCTGTTCTGCCGCTCGAATTTCTCGTTCCTGCATGGCGCGTCGCATGCGGAGGAACTGGTCGAGCGGGCGGTCGAGCTTGGCTATCGCGGGATCGCGATCACCGACGAATGCTCGCTCGCAGGTGCGCCGCGGATGCACGTCGCGGCGAAGGCGAAAGGGCTGCCGCTGATCGTCGGCGCGTACTTCGACGTGACGCCCGATGAAGTCGCACCCGGTCACGATCCGGGCCCCGGCGCGTTCGGGCTCGTGCTGCTCGCGCAGAACCGCGAGGGTTACGGCAACCTGTCCGAGCTGATCTCGTGGCGGCGCATGAACGCGCCGAAGGGCACGTACCGGCTGACGTCGCGGATGCTGTCGGCGCCGCCCGGGGAATTCGCGCACCTGCGCGGGATGCCCGACTGCTTTGCGATTCTTGTCCCCGCGTATCCGGTGCGTGCCGACGTGCTCGATGCGCAGGTCGCGTGGTTTCGTTCAACGTTCGGCGAGCGTGCGCGGCTCGGGCTCGTGCAGTTGCAGCGCGCGCTGGACGGTGCGCAGCGCGAGGAGATTCGTGCGGCGGGCGAGCGGCGCGGCGTGCGTATCGTCGCGCTCGGCGACGTGACGATGCACAAGCGCTCGTGCAAGCCGCTGCAGGATGCGATGACGGCGATCCGGCACCGGATGCCGATCTCGGAGTGCGGCTATGCGCTCGCGCCGAACGCGGAGCAGCATCTGCGTTCGCGGCAGCGGATCGCGCAGCTGTTCTCGTCGGACGAGATCGCGCAGACGTGCGCGATGCTCGATACGTGCGGCTTCTCGCTCGACGAACTGCGCTACGAGTATCCGCTCGAGCTCGTGCCGGACGGACACACGCCGGCCAGCTACCTGGAGCAGGAAACCTGGGCGGGCGCGCACCGGCGTTATCCGCACGGCGTGCCGGAGAAGGTGGTGAAGCTGATCGAGCACGAACTCGAACTGATCGAGGACCTGAAATACGAGCCGTTCTTCCTGACGGTCTACGACGTCGTCACCTATGCGCGCAGCCGGAACATCCTGTGCCAGGGGCGGGGCTCGGCGGCGAATTCGGTGGTCTGCTACTGCCTCGGCGTCACCGAGGTGGATCCGGAGCGCAGCACGCTGCTGTTCGAACGCTTCATCAGCCGCGAGCGCGGCGAGCCGCCCGACATCGACGTCGACTTCGAGCACCAGCGGCGCGAGGAAGTCATCCAGTATCTGTACAAGAAATACGGTCACGACCGTGCCGCGCTCGCCGCCGCCGTATCGACCTACCGTCCGCGCGGCGCGTTGCGCGAGACCGGCAAGGCGCTCGGCGTCGATCCGATGCTGATCGAGCGCGTCGCGAAAGGGCATCGCTGGTTCGACGGCAGCCGCGACCTGCTGCAGCAATTCGCGTCGGTCGACCTCGATCCCGGCGCGCCCATCATTCAGGCATGGGCCGAGCTTGCCGCCCGGCTGCTCAATTTTCCACGCCATCTGTCGCAGCACTCGGGCGGTTTCGTGATCAGCCGCGGCAAGCTCACGCGGCTCGTGCCCGTCGAGAACGCGGCGATGGACGGGCGGCGCGTGATCCAGTGGGACAAGGACGATCTCGAATCGCTCAAGCTGATGAAGGTCGACGTGCTGGCGCTCGGCATGCTGTCGGCGCTGCATCGCGCGTTCGACATGGTCACCGCGTGGCGCGGGCCGCCGAAGCGGGCCGGCCGGCCCGACGACGACAGGCCTGACGGCAAGCCGTTCGGGATGGACGACATTCCGCAGGATGACGAAGCGACCTACGACATGATCTGTCGCGCCGACACGGTCGGCGTGTTCCAGATCGAATCTCGCGCGCAGATGTCGATGCTGCCGCGCCTGAGGCCGCGCGACTATTACGACCTCGTGATCGAGGTCGCGATCGTGCGGCCGGGGCCGATCCAGGGCGGCGCCGTGCATCCGTACCTGAAGCGGCGGCAGGGGATCGAGAAAGTCAGCTATCCGAAGGAGGACCTGAAGCCCGCGCTCGAACGCACGAAAGGCGTGCCGATCTTCCAGGAACAGGTGATGCAGATCGCGATGATCGCGGCCGGCTTCACGCCCGGCGAGGCCGACGAGCTGCGGCGCGCGATGGCCGCGTGGAAGCGCAAGGGCAATCTCGAGCAATATCACCGCAAGATCGTCGACGGCATGCGGGAGCGCGACTATCCGCCCGAATTCGCCGAGCAGATATTCGAGCAGATCAAGGGCTTCGGCGACTACGGTTTTCCGGAGAGCCACGCGGCGAGCTTCGCGCATCTCGTGTACGCGAGCAGCTGGCTCAAATGCCACGAGCCCGAGATCTTCCTCGCCGCGCTGCTGAACAGCCAGCCGATGGGCTTCTACGCGCCCGCGCAGCTCGTGCAGGACGCGAAGCGTCACGGCGTGACGGTGTTGCCGGCCGATGCGACGCACAGCGGCTGGGAAGCCTCGCTCGAAGCGCTGCCCGGCGACGCGCCGCCGCACGGCCGGCCCGCGGTGCGGCTCGGCCTGTCGCTCGTGCGCGGTCTCGGCGAGGCGGCCGCGCGGCGGATCGAGGCCGCGCGCGCGGCCGGCCCGTTCGAAAACGTCGACGCGCTCGCCCGCCGCGCGCAGCTCGAGCGCCGCGACCTCGAAGCGCTGGCCGCCGCGAACGCGCTCGCGACGCTCGCCGGCCATCGCCGCGATGCGCTGTGGCAGGCCGTTGCCGCGGCGCCGGAGCGCGACCTGCTCGCGGCCGCGCCGATCGACGAGGCGGAGATGCCCGTGCTCGGCGCGCCGTCGGAGGCCGACGACGTCCTCGCCGACTACCACACGACGGGCCTCACGCTGAACCGCCACCCCGTCGCGCTGCTGCGGCCCGCGCTGCGCACGCGGCGGCTGTCGTCCGCGGCCGAGCTGCGCGACCGCCCCGACGGCCGGCTCGCGCGCGCCTGCGGGCTCGTGATCGCGCGGCAGATGCCGGGCACCGCGAAGGGCGTGATGTTCATGACGCTCGAGGACGAAACGGGCTGCGTGAACCTGATCGTCCGGCCCGAGCTGCTCGCGCGGCAGCGCCGCGAGACGCTCGATTCGAGGCTGCTCGCGGCGTCGGGCGTCTGGCAGGTCGTGAGCGACGTGCGGCACCTCGTCGCGCAGCATTTCGAGGATCTGACGCCGCTGCTCGGCGGCCTGCGCACGTCGAGCCGCGAGTTCCACTGA
- the nagA gene encoding N-acetylglucosamine-6-phosphate deacetylase, translating into MLTGNILTPDGWIHGSLDCENGRITALDGAPADPAKNDAPYILPGFIDLHVHGGGGADVMEGGDAIETIARTHAQYGTTSLLATTMTAPRDELMKVVGNLGSVARTRTPGGARVLGVHLEGPYINPGKLGAQPDAAVSAVLDEVLKYLSIAPIRVVTLAPEIAGHIEIIGEMAARGVRVQLGHSLATYDDAVAALKHGACGFTHLFNAMSPLHHRNPGLVGAALAHAEYAEIIPDLLHVHPGAIRAALRAIPRLYVVTDSTSATGMPDGEYRLGSQHVTKCLGGVRLADGTLAGSTLTMDQALRNLVSLGLPIADVSNRMSRYAADYLGIADRGRLVRGAWADVAVFDRDLNLTATYVEGESIVEYA; encoded by the coding sequence ATGCTGACTGGCAACATCCTGACCCCCGACGGCTGGATTCACGGTTCGCTCGATTGCGAGAACGGGCGCATCACGGCGCTCGACGGCGCCCCTGCCGATCCCGCGAAGAACGACGCGCCGTACATCCTGCCCGGCTTCATCGACCTGCACGTGCACGGCGGCGGCGGCGCCGACGTGATGGAAGGCGGCGACGCGATCGAGACGATCGCCCGCACGCACGCGCAGTACGGCACGACGAGCCTGCTCGCGACCACGATGACCGCGCCGCGCGACGAGCTGATGAAGGTCGTCGGCAACCTCGGCAGCGTCGCGCGCACCCGCACGCCGGGCGGCGCGCGCGTGCTCGGCGTGCACCTCGAAGGGCCGTACATCAACCCCGGCAAGCTCGGCGCGCAGCCGGACGCGGCCGTGTCGGCGGTGCTCGACGAAGTGCTGAAGTACCTGTCGATCGCGCCGATCCGCGTCGTCACGCTCGCGCCGGAAATCGCCGGCCACATCGAGATCATCGGCGAGATGGCCGCGCGCGGCGTGCGCGTGCAGCTCGGCCACTCGCTCGCGACCTACGACGACGCGGTCGCCGCGCTCAAGCACGGCGCGTGCGGCTTCACGCACCTGTTCAACGCGATGTCGCCGCTGCACCACCGCAACCCGGGCCTCGTCGGCGCGGCGCTCGCGCACGCCGAATACGCGGAGATCATCCCCGACCTGCTGCACGTGCACCCGGGCGCGATCCGCGCGGCGCTGCGCGCGATTCCGCGCCTGTACGTCGTGACCGACAGCACGTCGGCGACCGGCATGCCCGACGGCGAATACCGGCTCGGCAGCCAGCACGTGACGAAGTGCCTCGGCGGCGTGCGGCTCGCCGACGGCACGCTCGCCGGCAGCACGCTGACGATGGACCAGGCGCTGCGCAACCTCGTGTCGCTCGGCCTGCCGATCGCCGACGTGTCGAACCGGATGTCGCGCTACGCGGCCGACTATCTCGGCATCGCCGATCGCGGCCGCCTCGTGCGCGGCGCGTGGGCCGACGTCGCCGTGTTCGATCGCGACCTGAACCTCACCGCGACCTACGTCGAAGGAGAATCGATTGTCGAATATGCTTAA
- a CDS encoding SIS domain-containing protein, with product MLKEAREAAQVVAAQLADTARVEALAGQLMDHPPAVALTVARGSSDHAASYFASLTMSRLGVPVASLPMSVATLQQAPLKVQDQLAIAFSQSGKSPDLVNTMAALREAGARTVAAVNVLPSPLADACEHQLPLLAGPELSVAATKSYIAMLSLSAQIVAFWQRDAALVAALRGLPDVLAHAGSLDWSPAVAALADVERMIVIGRGLGLAIAQEAALKLKETSGIQAEAFSSAEVRHGPMELIDRDYPLLVFAPPGPEQAGLLQLAADMRARGAAVLLAAPAGTPGLSGAGTVLPLAQSAHAALDPIAAILSFYVMAADLAVARGRNPDTPRHLNKVTETH from the coding sequence ATGCTTAAGGAAGCGCGCGAGGCCGCCCAGGTCGTCGCCGCGCAGCTCGCCGACACCGCGCGCGTCGAAGCGCTCGCCGGCCAGCTGATGGATCATCCGCCGGCCGTCGCGCTGACGGTCGCGCGCGGCAGCTCGGATCACGCCGCGAGCTATTTCGCGAGCCTGACGATGAGCCGCCTCGGCGTGCCGGTCGCGTCGCTGCCGATGTCGGTCGCGACGCTGCAGCAGGCGCCGCTGAAGGTGCAGGACCAGCTCGCGATCGCATTCTCCCAGTCGGGCAAGAGCCCCGATCTCGTCAACACGATGGCCGCGCTGCGCGAAGCCGGCGCGCGCACCGTCGCGGCGGTCAACGTGCTGCCGTCGCCGCTCGCCGACGCCTGCGAGCACCAGCTGCCGCTGCTGGCCGGCCCCGAACTGTCGGTCGCGGCCACCAAGAGCTACATCGCGATGCTGTCGCTGTCCGCGCAGATCGTTGCGTTCTGGCAGCGCGACGCGGCGCTCGTCGCCGCGCTGCGCGGCTTGCCCGACGTGCTCGCGCACGCGGGTTCGCTCGACTGGTCGCCGGCCGTCGCCGCGCTCGCCGACGTCGAGCGGATGATCGTGATCGGCCGCGGCCTTGGCCTCGCGATCGCGCAGGAAGCCGCGCTGAAGCTGAAGGAAACCTCCGGCATCCAGGCCGAGGCGTTCTCGAGCGCCGAGGTGCGTCACGGCCCGATGGAGCTGATCGACCGCGACTACCCGCTGCTCGTGTTCGCGCCGCCGGGGCCGGAGCAGGCGGGCCTCCTGCAGCTCGCGGCCGACATGCGCGCACGCGGCGCCGCGGTGCTGCTCGCCGCGCCGGCCGGCACGCCCGGCTTGTCAGGCGCAGGCACGGTGCTGCCGCTCGCGCAGTCCGCCCATGCGGCGCTCGACCCGATCGCCGCCATTCTGTCGTTCTACGTGATGGCGGCGGATCTCGCCGTCGCGCGCGGCCGCAATCCCGATACGCCGCGCCACCTGAACAAAGTCACCGAAACGCATTGA
- a CDS encoding GntR family transcriptional regulator gives METGCSELAPDPHRDTPLYLQLARNLASAIHDGAWQAGEALPSERVLSASVGVSRITARRALALLVEQGLVTRARGAGTFITPRVTDPLSHLVGFTAKMRQRGFAPDSVWLSRKLRAASRDEITHLGLAPGAMVARLERLRRADGIVMAVEHSTLPAAVVPDPHALDASLYEYLEARGKVVVRALQHFRAVNATRDIAKWMAVAPGAALLVITRIGYGTDERAIEVTETYCRDDYYDFVAELKR, from the coding sequence ATGGAAACCGGCTGTTCCGAACTGGCGCCCGATCCTCACCGCGATACGCCGCTTTATCTGCAGCTCGCGCGCAATCTGGCGAGCGCGATCCACGACGGCGCATGGCAGGCCGGCGAGGCGCTGCCGTCGGAGCGGGTGCTGTCGGCGTCGGTCGGCGTGTCGCGGATCACCGCGCGGCGCGCGCTGGCGCTGCTGGTCGAGCAGGGCCTGGTCACGCGGGCGCGCGGCGCGGGCACCTTCATCACGCCGCGTGTCACCGATCCGCTGTCGCACCTGGTCGGCTTTACCGCGAAGATGCGTCAGCGCGGCTTCGCGCCGGATTCGGTGTGGCTGTCGCGCAAGCTGCGCGCCGCGAGCCGCGACGAGATCACGCATCTCGGCCTCGCGCCCGGCGCGATGGTCGCGCGGCTCGAGCGGCTGCGCCGCGCGGACGGCATCGTGATGGCGGTCGAGCACTCGACGCTGCCGGCCGCGGTGGTGCCCGATCCGCACGCGCTCGACGCGTCGCTGTACGAGTACCTCGAAGCACGCGGCAAGGTCGTGGTGCGCGCGCTGCAGCACTTTCGCGCGGTGAACGCGACGCGCGACATCGCGAAATGGATGGCGGTGGCGCCGGGCGCGGCGCTCCTCGTGATCACGCGGATCGGCTACGGCACCGACGAGCGCGCGATCGAAGTGACCGAAACGTATTGCCGCGACGATTACTACGACTTCGTCGCCGAACTGAAACGCTGA